In Fibrobacter sp. UWR4, one DNA window encodes the following:
- a CDS encoding flavodoxin, protein MKKIILIFLTILMGAAMAAESKKLVVYYSRADENYSVGYIKKGNTEIIAEIIAAKTGATLLKVEPAKEYPKVYDECIAVAKKELANDARPEIKPVSVNPEEYDEIYVGYPVWWGEMPMPMVTFFEKYNLKGKTIHPFVTHEGSGLSGVARLKKLTGANVTMGLAIYGHVAQNEKSKAEKDVEKWIK, encoded by the coding sequence ATGAAAAAGATCATCCTCATCTTTTTAACAATCCTTATGGGGGCTGCCATGGCTGCTGAATCCAAGAAACTAGTCGTCTACTATTCTCGCGCTGACGAAAACTACAGTGTGGGCTACATCAAAAAAGGCAATACAGAAATCATTGCCGAAATCATCGCGGCAAAGACTGGCGCAACGCTTCTGAAAGTGGAACCCGCCAAGGAATACCCGAAGGTTTACGATGAGTGTATTGCGGTTGCAAAAAAGGAATTGGCAAACGACGCCCGTCCCGAAATTAAACCGGTTAGTGTCAATCCGGAAGAATACGACGAAATCTATGTCGGATATCCCGTGTGGTGGGGCGAAATGCCTATGCCCATGGTAACCTTCTTCGAAAAGTACAATCTGAAGGGTAAAACTATTCATCCTTTTGTCACTCACGAAGGTAGCGGTCTCAGCGGTGTAGCCCGACTTAAGAAATTGACCGGCGCCAATGTTACTATGGGTCTCGCCATTTATGGTCACGTTGCCCAGAACGAAAAGTCCAAGGCCGAAAAAGACGTGGAAAAGTGGATTAAGTAA